The genomic segment CGCTGGGCACCGCGCAGagccgcccgccgctccctgcccctGCGgggacccccgacccccccgaacccccccgATGCGGTGCTCCCGCCCCGCCAGAGCCGCAGGGTCACCCCTCCGCCCGCCGTGCCCTTCAAACCCCGCAGGCCCCGCGCAGCCGGAGCGTCGCAGCCGCCGCGGTGGagggggggggctgcagcgggcctgggggtgaggaagaggaggcgggaggggaagggcccTACCTTCACGGGCgcccgcggcccgcggcgggcaGGTTCGCCTCTCTGCCGGGAGCCATGCCGGCGCCGAGCATCGCATCCCCTCCCCTGCGCCGCACCGCACGTTGCTACAGCGACCGCCTCCCTCCGCCAGCCGAGCCCAGCCGAGCGCAtccagcggggccggcggccaggGAGGGGTGCGGGAGCCGCTCCGTGCCCCCGCCGCccagccgggccccgcgccggggggctgccccgcacccccACCCCCGAAGCGCCGTTGTCCGCACGGCCCCGCTGCGGGGAGGCTGCGGTTTGCAGCAGAGCATCCCGGGGGGCAGGGATGTGCATGCGGGGGGGACCCACGGCGCTCGCCCCCAGCGCCTGGCAGCATCGCCGGGTGCCCCACGGCTTGGGgacctgggggcgggggggaccggGCGAGCTGGGTCCGGGGGGGCACCCAGCATTGGCCACCCCTGCGGCAGGGCGGCCACGGCCACCGCGGGAACGGCCCTGGGTGCTCCTGGTGCAGCACCCCGAGGGGCTGCTGCGGACCCCCAGCCCTCCATCCCGGCCgtccccccaaacccccctttGACCGGGGATTTCAAGGCCCCGGCCGGAGCTGGCGAGGAGAAAAGCCTTGGGAAAGCGCTGGCGCGCCtgagccggggcggcggcagggcgagACATCCTCCAGTGCACTTTCTGCACAGAGCATTCCTGtctcccctccgcccccgccccgggtCTCACCTcggaaaacaagaaagaaacagtgTGAGGTTTTTCTTCCCCGGCCATAATTAAAAAGGCCTCACCCCTCGGAGCCCTTTCTATCCCGGGAGGTCGAGAAgaaagagaggggaggaaggggaaagccctgaaagaaaagagaggaagggcttgggaaggagaggagaaggggaaaaaagggacgGGGAAAAATTAAAGCGGAGATTGCACAAAGGGACCTCCTCTACCTTTGAAGCCTGGCTAaaccggggagggggcggcgggggcgaggGGCGGCATGGCCCTTTCTCAAAGAACGTCCCGGATTCCTGCGGGAACAAGGCGCCGTCGGGGAGGCCGTGGGGACGGGAGGGgaggccgagccccgccgccgctaATTCCCGCGCCGCACCTGGGCAGCCAGCGCCGCGCATTGTCCCCGTAATTGCCGGGTGCTGCGGTCCCCCCCGCTTGAAAGCTCCAGTGAACTCAAAGCGTTATGATTTCCCCCCGCACCACGcgtgccccccggccccacgctgGTGGGGCCGGATTAGGCGCTCCAGGGCCGGGATGCGGGACCAGGCACCCTCCCCTCCACCCGGCGAGGCCGCGGCAGCCAGGGCGGGCTGGACACTCGCTTTTATTCACCATCGGGGTTCCccccttgttttttctttatacaAATAAACTCCCAATCTAAACGTTTAGGCCTAAAACAGACCCGGTGTGGAAACGGCAGGGTTGGTAACCGCGCCGAGCGAGCGGCCCGGGGAGGTGGTCGGTCCCTCCCGGTGCAGCGCAGCGGCTGCCCGGCGCTTCCCGGCCAATAAATAACGTGGGcacccggggcggccgcgggggcaaGTGCTGGCCCTGCTTCTCCGTGCAGCCCCCGGCGAGCCCGGGTGCAAAGCGCGCAGTGGGCGCGCGGGAGAGGCAggatggacggacggatggacgtGCTGCAGGGATGGAGGGTCCCTGGGTGCCCGGCCGCTGCACGGCTCCTCCGCACCCTCCTGCAGGGCTTTGCCTGGCAGCTCACTGCTGTCCATCCCTGCGGCTGCGTGCCGGGAGCCgagcctgggagcagcaggaTGGACAGGGATTGCAGCCCCGGGCGGCCTCAGAGTACAAAAATAGAGCAtcttcctttaggaaaaaaagagatgggggaaaaaaacagcgcTGGGGGTGCAAGGAGAAGGGAcgtggggggccgggccgggcgttAGGtgagcgggcgcggggcgcgggtgcgccgggcgcggcgcgggggggacgAGGCGCCCACGACCTCGAagcggggctggcgctgggcgtTGGGGAAGGGCGGGGGGCCGCGGTACGGGCGCTTGATGAAGTGGGCCTCGCGCCGGTGCtggcggccgcgggaggcggcgcgggggcggccgcggcgcgtgAAGGCCAGGTACCAGCCCTCGGAGCGGGCGTTCCGGAAAGCCGTGTAGTTGTTCTCCAGCACGATCTCCGTGAAGACGCAGTCCTTGCTCTTGCCGTGGGGCTGCGGAGGGAGCGGAGGGGCCgtcagcgccggggggggggagcgcggcaCCGCTCCCGGCACGGCAGCGGGGCGACGGGGACGGGCAGGACTCACCTTCCCGACGAGCTTGCCCCGCTTGCTCATGCAGATGTACTtctcgctctcagcccctttgatGCGCACGCGGCTGCCGAAGGTGTCCGTCTCCACGACGAGCTTCGCTGCCGGGGCGAGACCCAGGGCAGGGGTgtcccgcgggggctgccgggctccCTGGAGCGCTCGGCCTCCCcgtccatcccccccccccccgggaaaaCCCATCTCCCTGCCTCCATCGCGCCCCATTTTGCGGCACCGCCGGGAAAGGGGCACCATGGCCCGGCACTGCGCGATGCCCGGCGGCCTTTGTGGGAGCTCGGTGGAGGCgaacggccccccccccccccccccgccccgccccggcacggcgTCAGATGCTCGGCGGCTGCCGCAGGGCTCGAGCGGGTCTGGCACCCGGCGGGTTCATGATCCTCGTCCTCATTGTTCGCGACAACACAGGGGTGGCTGGAAAGGTTGGGAGCCGACACTGAAACCAATGACCCCGCCGGTCCCGCGCTGGCGGCTGACGGCCTGTGCTCGCCCCGGCATCGATAATTTGGGGAAAGACCTGGAAACGTGGCGAATCAGCCCCGCCGAGAGCCTTTCGTGAAGCTCTTggggctcccggcagcgccccggggccaCTCGGCTGCCAGTGGGCTGCGGGGACGGCGCTCGCTGTGCTGCTTTCTCAGCTCCCTCtgtgtataaatatttaagaCACCGACCCGGGGATCAGGTGATTGCAGCCGGCACGGGCAGCTGCATTTCTCGTCAAGTAGAAGTTGTGTTTCTCATGCAGGGAAGAGATTAGAAAGCAAAAGGCTTAAATACAAGGCTTAAAAAGTGGCGTCGCGTGGTATTAGAGAGAAACGTGGCTTTGGCAATGTTGAGGTCGGCGCTTGCTGGGCTTCAGCCTTGTTCTCCTGGGAGctattttggtggtggtggggcagcGAGGGCATCACGGACCACGTCCGGGCGGATGCCACACAGcgaggtgtccgggggggccccgctgctgcccccgcccgtggggggaggagggggtttTGCTCAGTTATGGGCAAAACCCTGACGGGAAACCGAGCCCTTGAAATGGAGCCATGCCAGGGCATAAAGATTCATCGATCCATCTCGCAGAGGAGCTGAAAAGCCAGTTTTTAACCGGGGTTGAACTCGGTCCCTAAGCAGCTACGGGAACTGGCGCAGGAGCCGTGGGCAACACGGGCCGAGCTGTTATCGGCCGCCCCGTGCCAGGAAAGTGCTCGTCCTGGTGCGGGAGGAGACCGCTCCATCAGGGCAGCTGGAGCCTTTAACCCTTCCCTGGAGCCGGAGGATTTCGCCGCGGCTcgggcccagccctgccctgttccCTCCCCGCCGGCTCCTCACCGAATTTGTTGCCGTCCTCCGCCGTGGCGGTGATCCTCTTGCCGTGCACCTGGACGTGCTTGCCGCTGGTCCGGCTGTAGAGCTGGTACTCCCTGACCTGCCTCCGGCTCAGCTGGTCGCTCACGGCGCCCTGGTCCCTCACGTACTGGTTAAAATTAGGAGACGGTTGATTCTCCCCCTTTGtttacaaagggaaaaataaaatcaatttgttTCGGACAGCCCACggcaaggggagggagaggggagcctCGCAGGGCCGCTCCTGCCCCGCCGGCGGGATGCTCCGGCCGTGCCCCGGCCACGCGGATGCTCACCGGCATCTCCGCCTCGGGGACCGATGGATGGACGCGGACACACAAACCGGGGCTGCGAGGCAGGAGGGTGCGAAACGCCCGCCGGGGACGTCTCctcccgcacccgcacccgcgcCGGCCCCGAGGCCGATGGATCCCGGCCGGAGGAGCGCGGCGCACGCGGACCCCGGCCGGCGCTGGGGCTTATGCTAATGCAGCTCCACCGGCACGGGCTCCCCCGGCACAGCGTTGTTGTACGGTAAACGGCAGCTAATTACCGCCGACGAGCCGGGGCAGGATTAGCGCCCGGCAGGCAGCCGCCCGCTCTCCCGCGGCACCGGACCGCAGCAGCGCCTTGGGCTTCACGGGAGCAGTAAATTCCCACTTGTTGAGCTCCTGCTCCCAGAAACCGTCATTTTGGGTCAAAACGCATGTGCACTTGCAGGCCTGGATTGCAGCCGCGCTTTTCTGCGGGGGGAAAGCGGTGGCAGCGGTGCGGGGAAGGCTCCCGCACGGCCTCAGCCCTCCGCAGGGTGGAAATCCCGGGGGAGAGCGGAGCCTCCCATCCCGCCTGCACTGGGCTCACCCGGCCCGGCATCCCGGGAACCGGCCACCTGCGTCCCTTGGGGACCCGCCGCCCCGGGAAAGGCCCCCGTGGCCCCCAGGATGGGCAGGACCCGGCTCCCCGCCACCTTTGTGTGCGCGGGGCTCATTTCCTGCCCGGATCCACTTTAAAGCCTCTGGGGCTGGCGAAGGAGGTGGGGGAAGGCCCCTCTCCATCAAAGGCAGCTCCCTTCCCtctcattttcaaagaaataaaggcatttaccttgggaacaaaaaaaaaaggaaacaagaaaaaagggtCCCAAGCGCATATTAAGGCCTCCGAGGGTGGCGGCAGTTTTGTTCGGGCTCCGGGAGAAGGGTGCTGATATGGAACAGTGCATTTTAATAGCCGCTGCCTTTCTAAAGCGCACAAACAGGGACGGTGCATCCTTAACGAGGCTGGGGCGAGGGCGGGGGGGGCCAAGCCTGGCACCGCCGGTGCAAACGTGCAGGGCCGGACTGCGCGCTGCCCCTCAACCCCCTTGTCAAGCAGGTAGCACCGGCGCGAGCGAGGGCAGAGCCCGGCCCCGAGAGCTCAAGGCTGATGCACTTGGCACGTCCCACCCCGAGCCCGGCTGCACGAAATGTATCGGATGCATCTGCGGCGCGCGGGGAGGTTTCCCCGCTGACCTTGCCCGCGCTTGTGCTCCGCGCCAGCCCCAtgcgcccggccgcctcccgccaCCGAGCCCCACGCAGCAAAACTCCCCTCCGGCCGGGTCCCTCCGCGTCCAGCCCCCGCGGGCTCTGCGGGCGGGGGTATCTCAGAGCGGCACCCAGGCACAGCACGGAAAGCCACCCGCTTCCCGAAAGGGCATCCCCAACGCGAACGGCCCTGAGCGCAGTCCAGCACCCCGAGTTGGCACCGGGGGCCGATGCGGCTGCAAACCCGGCGCCTCAAACTGCCCAGCTTCGCAGCAGAGCCGGACTGCGGCAGACACGGACCAGCGCCACCGGGCTCGCACCGCTACGGCATTAGTAAAACAGCGTTTTATCAACATACCTGGGTCTGACAGGAAAACATCAGGAGCTGGAAACATCTGCATTTGGAAACAAGAGAGAAACAGGGCGTTTTGTTTGGggttaggtttttcttttttttctcccagcgaTGAATGGCTCTGTCCAACCGCACTAATAATAAACTACTGATAAAACCCGCGTTGCAAAGAATCGCAACAAAACTAGCGGCggggagagggaagagcagcGCTTACATGGAGAGGTTCTGCAGGCTGATGGGCTGCATGTCGCTCACCGAAGCCCCCCAGACAGAGGCGTGAAACGGAGGCGCCGAGCCGGGCGCGCGGCAAAGCCCCCGACCTCAGCGCCAGCACAtccccgccggggcggcggaAACGAAGGCCGTCCTCGTCCTCCTCGCGCTGTCCCCTCGCTCGGAGCCGGCCAGGGGAGAGCGAGGAGAAACCCCGGCTCCCGTTGCGCTTCTAAGCCCACGTGCGATGCCGGTGCCGCTGGAGCGGgagcggaggcggcggggagAGCGCGTCCGCCGGCCGTGGTCCTCTCGTCTCGCACCCCTCCGCGCCGCGCGTCCTACGCTGCGGGAGCCTCCGGGGCAGCCAGATCCGCggtgtcccccccgtccccaccCCATCGGCCTCCCGTCCTCGCGCCGGTCCCCGGGACGCGTCTGCTCCGGCGGCCGGGAAGCAGCTAGCGGGgaagggggctgcgggcagggcaCGGCCGCCCTGCGCGGGGGAGAGCGCCCCGAGGCCCGTGCCCCGTggggccgggagccgcccggTCCCTGCGCCTGGCCGGCTTGGGGACAGCCTTTAAAGCCCGGAGGAGCCCGTGCGAAGAGGGGCCGAACCTCTCCCGGGAGGCAGTCGGCACTGCGGAGGGAAGGAGGATCGGACCTAGCAGGGGcccgggagggaggaggg from the Dromaius novaehollandiae isolate bDroNov1 chromosome 26, bDroNov1.hap1, whole genome shotgun sequence genome contains:
- the FGF17 gene encoding fibroblast growth factor 17 isoform X2 — its product is MQPISLQNLSICFQLLMFSCQTQYVRDQGAVSDQLSRRQVREYQLYSRTSGKHVQVHGKRITATAEDGNKFAKLVVETDTFGSRVRIKGAESEKYICMSKRGKLVGKPHGKSKDCVFTEIVLENNYTAFRNARSEGWYLAFTRRGRPRAASRGRQHRREAHFIKRPYRGPPPFPNAQRQPRFEVVGASSPPRRARRTRAPRPLT
- the FGF17 gene encoding fibroblast growth factor 17 isoform X1, with protein sequence MQPISLQNLSICFQLLMFSCQTQGENQPSPNFNQYVRDQGAVSDQLSRRQVREYQLYSRTSGKHVQVHGKRITATAEDGNKFAKLVVETDTFGSRVRIKGAESEKYICMSKRGKLVGKPHGKSKDCVFTEIVLENNYTAFRNARSEGWYLAFTRRGRPRAASRGRQHRREAHFIKRPYRGPPPFPNAQRQPRFEVVGASSPPRRARRTRAPRPLT